A stretch of the Aminipila terrae genome encodes the following:
- the aroC gene encoding chorismate synthase, with product MCSDTNSTTKQMITLSSSFGKNLKVTIFGGSHENHIGVTIHGLPEGIAIDFDRMKKFLARRAPGNSAFTTPRKEPDTPVVQSGLSHGKTTSEPLTIIIENTNTRSGDYAALRDIPRPAHADYPASVKYGDSVNMSGGGPFSARMTAPLCIAGAIALQLLEDWGISIGAHIYSIGTVHDTPFDPVLVRTEDFASLREKSFPVLNETKGYAMGDVIQTAMAEGDSVGGVVECCALGVPVGIGGPMYDSIEGHLSQIFFGIPAVKGIEFGNGFQCSALRGSQNNDPFFMDGNTVKTVTNNHGGILGGISSGMPLICRLAFKPTPSISKEQHSVSLSNKTNQILHITGRHDPCVVIRAVPVVEAAMAIGLLDLLSGN from the coding sequence ATGTGCTCTGATACAAATAGTACTACAAAACAAATGATTACGCTTTCCTCTTCCTTTGGGAAAAATCTGAAAGTGACCATATTTGGTGGTTCACACGAAAACCATATTGGCGTAACGATCCATGGCCTTCCAGAAGGTATAGCCATTGACTTTGACAGGATGAAAAAGTTTCTTGCCCGCAGAGCTCCTGGAAACAGTGCTTTTACTACTCCCCGGAAAGAGCCGGACACTCCTGTTGTTCAGTCGGGCCTTTCCCATGGAAAGACCACCTCAGAACCTTTGACTATTATAATAGAAAACACCAATACCCGCTCTGGTGATTATGCTGCACTCCGGGACATTCCCCGGCCTGCTCATGCAGACTATCCTGCATCGGTTAAATATGGCGATTCAGTAAATATGTCCGGAGGAGGCCCATTCTCAGCCAGAATGACAGCACCTTTATGTATTGCAGGCGCTATTGCCCTCCAGCTTCTTGAGGACTGGGGCATATCTATAGGTGCCCATATATATTCCATTGGTACAGTTCATGATACTCCTTTTGACCCGGTATTGGTTAGGACGGAAGACTTTGCTTCTCTCAGGGAAAAATCTTTTCCTGTACTGAACGAAACAAAAGGTTACGCTATGGGAGATGTGATTCAGACTGCTATGGCAGAAGGAGATTCTGTAGGGGGAGTTGTTGAATGCTGCGCCCTGGGGGTTCCTGTAGGTATTGGCGGTCCTATGTATGACAGCATAGAAGGTCATTTATCTCAAATCTTTTTTGGTATACCAGCTGTTAAAGGAATCGAATTTGGTAATGGGTTTCAATGCTCTGCTTTACGGGGTTCACAGAACAACGATCCCTTTTTTATGGACGGAAATACCGTGAAAACAGTTACGAACAACCATGGGGGAATATTAGGAGGGATTTCTTCAGGAATGCCTCTCATCTGCCGGCTTGCCTTTAAGCCTACCCCTTCTATATCAAAAGAGCAGCATTCAGTAAGCCTCAGTAATAAGACCAACCAGATACTCCATATTACAGGCCGGCACGATCCCTGTGTAGTCATAAGAGCCGTTCCTGTGGTAGAGGCGGCTATGGCCATTGGCCTGCTGGATTTGCTGTCAGGAAATTAA
- a CDS encoding diguanylate cyclase domain-containing protein encodes MIIIFSSFIPYTSHAEGKKQADIVRVGYFQLDGFNDVSRDGHFSGYGYEYLMEIAKYTGWNYDFVYKTKDPATGTEHRLTYAEALTMLENGQLDVVCNVGKTLDTEKRFMFPAFPLAEDYGLLSARQDNMKYNRQKLQTLEGITIGVLAGSSRNNEIEEYFKENNVHVKLATFSTVEDMKTALIRTKSVDAIYTSNMRQLEGEQMILRLDPASFYVVTNKGNNQVYSQLNSALEEITAKYPQFADELYKKYYNGLDEKRILWTPEEQQYIKTHPVINVGVDANYIPIEYYDEDKNKVSGITGDILNEITAATGVSFNSIVYDSFPEISKVTGKKKVQLISTFGADYKWAEKNKVRLTSAYLNIPVSVISQYYIKDYALPNLKVAVVKDYFLTEKIKDTERYKRLIYCNSIKDCVAAVNDGTADITYIPTYSADYFGSHVEYTRIRTYAVPDFNYKICFAVPEDGDIVLYRIINKAINNIPEKEIDKIVCNNILLNGPQDQPFDYVYKYPVLTSVVICSLWMGIFMFMYFNRKLEKKVKQEIDLSDKRIHIALAQTSLVVWDYDLANKTIIRTKGSKIWVGLGDKIENVPQCFIEAGYVHPDCSEEFLKMFDNILKGAKVASGVFKLKKIEIDRQWSGYYIWVEIKITNIFNESGKPIRAVGLAEDVTEKVNEELRLKERASKDPLTNLLNRTSFQACVQDFLKKEYQEDSVSALLILDTDDFKRVNDTYGHFYGDEILKAIALKLTRLFRSEDFIGRLGGDEFIVFMKNTSSYEIVEKKAKQICRDLVFEKGGLTTTCSIGVVIVPNRYVDYDMLYKYADEAMYGAKKCGKCRYVIYDASHID; translated from the coding sequence ATGATAATTATTTTCAGCAGTTTTATACCATATACTTCCCATGCAGAGGGGAAAAAACAGGCAGATATAGTAAGAGTTGGATATTTTCAGCTGGACGGGTTTAACGATGTCTCCCGGGATGGGCATTTCAGTGGATATGGGTATGAATATTTAATGGAAATCGCCAAATACACAGGATGGAATTATGATTTTGTATACAAAACCAAAGATCCGGCAACAGGCACGGAACATCGGCTGACATATGCAGAAGCACTTACAATGCTTGAGAATGGCCAGCTGGATGTAGTTTGTAATGTTGGAAAAACTTTAGATACTGAAAAACGTTTTATGTTTCCAGCTTTTCCTTTGGCAGAGGATTATGGACTCCTGTCTGCACGCCAGGATAATATGAAATATAACAGACAAAAACTGCAAACTCTTGAAGGAATAACCATTGGAGTTCTGGCAGGAAGTTCACGGAACAATGAAATTGAAGAATATTTCAAAGAGAACAACGTTCATGTTAAATTAGCCACATTTTCTACTGTTGAGGATATGAAAACTGCTTTGATTAGAACAAAGTCGGTGGATGCAATATATACAAGCAACATGAGGCAGCTGGAAGGGGAACAGATGATTCTCCGATTAGATCCAGCCTCTTTTTATGTGGTTACAAATAAAGGAAATAACCAGGTATACAGCCAGTTAAATTCGGCTTTAGAGGAAATAACCGCTAAATACCCCCAGTTTGCTGATGAATTATATAAAAAGTACTATAATGGGCTGGATGAAAAGCGTATTTTGTGGACTCCGGAGGAACAACAGTATATTAAAACCCATCCAGTTATAAATGTGGGAGTTGATGCAAACTATATTCCCATTGAATATTATGATGAAGACAAAAATAAAGTCTCAGGCATTACAGGGGATATACTAAATGAGATAACCGCTGCTACAGGCGTGTCCTTTAACAGTATTGTATACGACAGTTTCCCGGAGATCAGTAAGGTAACGGGAAAGAAAAAGGTCCAGCTTATTTCTACCTTTGGTGCCGATTATAAATGGGCAGAAAAAAATAAGGTGCGACTTACATCTGCTTATTTAAATATTCCCGTCAGTGTTATCTCTCAGTATTATATTAAAGATTATGCTTTGCCAAACCTTAAGGTGGCAGTTGTAAAAGACTATTTTTTAACAGAGAAAATAAAGGACACAGAGAGATATAAAAGACTGATTTACTGTAACAGTATAAAGGATTGTGTTGCAGCGGTAAATGATGGCACAGCGGATATTACGTATATACCTACTTACAGTGCTGACTATTTCGGATCTCATGTAGAATATACCCGCATAAGAACTTATGCGGTGCCAGATTTTAATTATAAAATCTGTTTTGCCGTTCCTGAGGACGGAGATATAGTTTTGTATAGAATTATAAACAAGGCAATAAATAATATCCCTGAAAAGGAAATCGATAAAATTGTCTGCAATAATATTTTACTGAATGGTCCACAAGACCAACCTTTTGACTATGTTTATAAATATCCGGTGCTTACCTCTGTAGTGATCTGTTCTTTATGGATGGGCATATTTATGTTCATGTACTTTAACAGAAAGCTTGAAAAAAAAGTAAAGCAGGAAATCGATTTAAGTGATAAGAGGATTCATATTGCTTTAGCACAAACAAGTCTGGTGGTATGGGATTATGATTTGGCAAATAAGACCATCATAAGAACAAAAGGCAGTAAAATCTGGGTTGGTCTTGGAGATAAAATAGAAAATGTTCCCCAGTGCTTCATCGAAGCAGGATATGTGCATCCGGACTGTTCAGAAGAATTTTTAAAAATGTTTGACAATATATTAAAAGGAGCAAAAGTTGCATCTGGCGTTTTTAAACTAAAGAAAATAGAGATTGACAGACAATGGTCAGGTTATTATATATGGGTAGAAATCAAGATTACAAATATATTTAACGAAAGCGGAAAGCCAATCCGTGCAGTAGGCTTGGCAGAGGATGTAACAGAAAAGGTAAATGAAGAACTGAGGCTAAAGGAGAGAGCTTCCAAAGACCCCCTAACGAATCTCTTGAACAGAACTTCTTTTCAGGCCTGCGTGCAGGACTTTTTAAAAAAGGAATATCAGGAAGATTCGGTCAGTGCATTACTTATTCTGGATACGGATGACTTTAAACGGGTAAATGATACGTATGGCCATTTCTATGGGGACGAAATACTGAAAGCTATAGCGCTAAAACTAACCAGGCTGTTCCGGTCCGAGGATTTCATAGGTCGGCTGGGAGGAGATGAGTTTATTGTTTTCATGAAGAATACCAGTTCATATGAGATTGTGGAGAAAAAAGCAAAACAGATTTGCCGGGATTTGGTTTTTG
- the aroB gene encoding 3-dehydroquinate synthase produces MEKIQINASRKYEMLIGRDLLTNAGKYISEVIEPGKVCIVTDDVVSGIYKDTVFNSLVAAGFEVYVFVFEHGEKSKNITTVSSILEYMAENDFTRSDAIAALGGGITGDVAGFAASVFLRGIRFVQLPTTFLAAVDSSVGGKTGVNLKGGKNLAGAFWQPSLVLCDCNTFSTLPYEIFLDGVAEAIKYGAIINRELFDTLMLHNHDLFPSSEASQKDIENNVSSDVLIEIVNQCVTIKRDIVMEDERDTGVRQLLNFGHTIGHAVEKCSNYAITHGHAVAIGMFIVSKASYKLGLCKMDCSLEIENMLNKFNFPVACPFTAAELTQVALKDKKRAGKSITLVLPDYIGHCYLKKINIEDLETFISAGL; encoded by the coding sequence ATGGAAAAAATTCAGATTAATGCCTCAAGAAAATATGAAATGTTAATAGGAAGAGATTTACTCACAAATGCAGGCAAATATATTTCTGAAGTTATTGAGCCCGGTAAAGTCTGCATTGTTACGGATGATGTAGTTTCTGGAATTTACAAAGATACGGTTTTTAACTCCCTGGTTGCCGCGGGCTTTGAAGTATATGTATTTGTGTTTGAACACGGAGAAAAGTCCAAAAATATTACTACGGTAAGTTCTATTTTAGAATATATGGCTGAAAATGATTTCACCAGAAGTGATGCCATTGCAGCCCTTGGGGGCGGCATCACTGGTGATGTAGCAGGTTTTGCTGCTTCTGTTTTCCTTCGAGGCATCCGGTTTGTACAGCTTCCTACTACATTTTTAGCCGCAGTTGATTCTTCTGTAGGTGGAAAAACTGGCGTTAACCTGAAAGGTGGAAAAAACCTGGCGGGAGCTTTCTGGCAGCCTTCATTAGTGCTATGCGACTGCAATACTTTTTCGACTCTTCCCTATGAAATATTTCTGGATGGAGTTGCAGAGGCCATAAAATATGGTGCCATAATTAACAGAGAGTTGTTTGACACTCTTATGCTGCATAACCATGACCTTTTTCCCAGCTCTGAAGCATCACAAAAGGATATTGAAAACAACGTCTCTTCGGATGTTTTGATTGAAATAGTAAATCAGTGTGTCACTATAAAAAGAGATATTGTTATGGAAGATGAACGGGATACGGGTGTGAGACAGCTGCTGAATTTCGGTCATACCATCGGGCATGCTGTGGAAAAATGCAGCAATTATGCTATAACCCACGGGCATGCTGTTGCCATAGGTATGTTTATTGTTTCCAAAGCTTCCTATAAGCTGGGGCTTTGCAAAATGGACTGTTCTTTGGAAATAGAGAATATGTTGAACAAGTTTAATTTCCCGGTTGCCTGCCCTTTTACCGCAGCAGAACTCACTCAGGTAGCTCTGAAAGATAAAAAGCGTGCTGGGAAAAGTATAACCCTGGTTTTACCAGACTATATCGGCCATTGCTATTTAAAAAAGATAAATATCGAAGACCTGGAAACTTTTATCAGCGCAGGTTTATAG
- a CDS encoding shikimate dehydrogenase family protein, which produces MIYGLIGEKLGHSYSKIIHEKLGAYTYDLIPLTSQELDSFLKNRNFKGLNVTIPYKQTVIPYCDQVSPLAQEIGAVNTLYFNPQGELCGTNTDYAGFIYAMEQAEISVQNKKVLILGDGATCKTVRKAVLDMGAREILIASRKIETPVFQSLKTDTKHSPYPLINCTTLNYKDLDAQPDAEIIINTTPVGMWPDTDGRPIDLSRFTMCCGVFDVVYNPYCTQFIQQAKELHIPYASGLAMLVAQASAAAGCFTGKGGFASQNETIIKELKNLFIPGEGAEF; this is translated from the coding sequence ATGATTTACGGACTCATTGGAGAAAAACTCGGACATAGCTATTCAAAAATCATTCATGAGAAACTGGGTGCATACACTTATGATTTAATTCCTCTCACCAGTCAGGAATTAGACTCATTTCTCAAGAACCGGAATTTTAAGGGACTGAATGTTACGATCCCCTACAAACAGACGGTTATCCCCTATTGCGACCAGGTTTCTCCACTTGCACAGGAAATAGGCGCTGTCAATACACTGTATTTTAACCCACAAGGAGAGCTTTGCGGAACAAACACAGATTATGCAGGTTTTATTTATGCAATGGAACAGGCAGAGATTTCAGTCCAGAATAAAAAAGTGCTTATTCTCGGTGATGGTGCTACCTGTAAAACGGTACGTAAAGCCGTTTTAGACATGGGTGCCCGGGAAATCCTTATTGCATCAAGAAAAATTGAAACCCCTGTTTTTCAAAGTCTGAAGACGGATACCAAGCATTCTCCTTACCCTTTAATAAATTGTACTACTTTAAATTATAAAGATTTAGATGCACAACCCGACGCTGAAATAATAATCAATACTACTCCTGTAGGAATGTGGCCCGATACAGATGGCCGTCCCATAGACTTAAGTCGATTCACCATGTGCTGTGGCGTTTTTGATGTAGTATATAACCCTTATTGCACACAATTTATTCAACAAGCAAAAGAACTTCATATACCATATGCCAGTGGCCTTGCCATGCTGGTAGCCCAGGCTTCCGCAGCTGCCGGCTGCTTTACTGGAAAAGGTGGTTTTGCATCCCAGAATGAAACCATTATTAAAGAACTTAAAAATTTATTTATCCCAGGGGAAGGAGCAGAGTTCTAA
- a CDS encoding prephenate dehydratase — MLAKVSDQAGEPLERYARILYNTIFDVSRSYQTQFVHTDSPLKKEIDTAMLNTPEIFPKKAVVACQGIEGSYSQLAAEKIFEFPSVMYFNNWESVFNAVDKGLCQYGVLPIENSSYGSVGPVYDLMKNHHFYIARAFKLRIAHKLLGKPGVKLEDVKEIISHGQALGQCSKFIEELKDVKITTCENTAMAAELVAKSHRTDIAAISSRECADIYGLHIISEDIQLSDNNYTRFICISKNLQIYPGANKLSLMLSLPHRPSSLYNMIAKFSALGLNLTKLESRPIPGSDFEFMFYFDMEASLCSPQVVSLLCELSSQPERFVFLGNYIEN, encoded by the coding sequence GTGCTGGCTAAAGTCTCGGATCAGGCTGGAGAACCGTTGGAACGTTATGCCCGTATTTTATATAATACCATCTTTGATGTAAGCCGTTCTTACCAGACCCAGTTTGTGCACACAGACTCTCCTTTAAAAAAGGAAATTGATACCGCTATGTTGAATACTCCAGAAATTTTTCCTAAAAAAGCGGTAGTGGCTTGTCAGGGGATTGAAGGTTCTTACTCACAGCTGGCGGCTGAAAAAATATTTGAATTTCCATCTGTTATGTATTTTAATAATTGGGAAAGTGTTTTTAATGCGGTTGATAAAGGGCTTTGCCAATACGGAGTTCTTCCTATTGAGAATAGTTCTTACGGCTCTGTAGGTCCTGTCTATGATCTGATGAAAAATCACCATTTTTATATTGCGAGAGCCTTTAAACTGCGGATAGCTCATAAGCTGCTAGGGAAACCCGGAGTTAAACTTGAAGATGTAAAAGAAATTATTTCCCATGGACAGGCCTTGGGTCAGTGTTCCAAATTCATTGAAGAATTAAAGGATGTAAAAATAACCACCTGTGAAAATACTGCTATGGCTGCCGAATTAGTTGCTAAAAGCCACCGTACAGATATTGCTGCTATTTCTTCCCGGGAATGTGCTGATATTTATGGGCTTCATATTATTTCTGAAGACATTCAGCTAAGTGACAATAACTATACCCGCTTTATTTGTATCTCCAAAAATCTGCAGATATATCCCGGTGCGAATAAGCTAAGTCTTATGCTGTCGCTACCACATCGTCCATCGTCTTTATACAATATGATTGCAAAATTTTCAGCCTTGGGATTGAATCTGACCAAGCTGGAATCAAGACCAATCCCTGGCAGTGACTTTGAATTTATGTTTTATTTTGATATGGAAGCATCTTTATGCTCTCCCCAGGTTGTCAGCCTGCTTTGTGAACTTTCTTCACAGCCAGAGCGTTTTGTCTTTCTTGGGAATTATATAGAAAATTAG
- the aroD gene encoding type I 3-dehydroquinate dehydratase, which yields MKTLKVRNLILGDGQPKICAPIVAATKEDIFAAGEVIRNLPVDLAEWRVDWFEDAFDSDQVREVLTGLRTILKDIPILFTFRTSKEGGNQSAQTEEYAELMKGAAATGLIDLIDIEASAGDHFVKSLIPQFHKKNIRVILSSHDFEKTPSKEEIISSLCKMQDLGADIPKIAVMPACYKDVLTLLEATAEMNEKYAKGPIITMSMSKLGSISRISGEYFGSSITFGSVGKSSAPGQLEVEALYQILNIIHCN from the coding sequence ATGAAAACTTTAAAAGTCAGAAATTTGATATTAGGTGACGGCCAGCCTAAAATTTGTGCACCCATTGTTGCTGCCACCAAGGAAGATATTTTTGCTGCTGGGGAAGTTATACGTAATCTTCCTGTTGACCTGGCAGAATGGAGAGTTGACTGGTTCGAGGATGCCTTTGATTCTGATCAGGTTCGGGAAGTGCTTACTGGCCTCAGAACTATATTGAAGGATATACCCATTCTTTTCACTTTCAGAACTTCTAAAGAAGGTGGAAATCAATCTGCCCAAACTGAAGAATACGCTGAATTAATGAAGGGAGCTGCAGCCACAGGCCTAATAGATTTAATCGATATAGAAGCATCTGCCGGAGACCATTTTGTGAAGTCTTTAATTCCACAATTCCACAAGAAGAATATAAGGGTTATCCTTTCAAGTCATGACTTTGAAAAAACCCCGTCAAAAGAAGAGATCATATCCAGTCTTTGCAAAATGCAGGATCTGGGTGCAGATATTCCCAAAATAGCCGTAATGCCTGCCTGTTACAAAGATGTGCTGACGCTCCTTGAAGCTACAGCAGAAATGAATGAGAAATATGCAAAAGGCCCCATTATTACCATGTCTATGTCAAAACTGGGGAGTATCAGCAGAATATCCGGGGAATATTTTGGTTCTTCAATAACCTTTGGTTCCGTGGGCAAGTCTTCCGCTCCAGGACAGCTGGAAGTTGAAGCTTTGTACCAGATATTAAATATTATTCATTGTAACTAA
- a CDS encoding prephenate dehydrogenase, with product MNIGIIGLGLIGGSMAKAIKQNTPYKVFGLDLQDTIIKKAILVGAIDEALTAELLSTCDLLIVALYPQDTIDFVKSHAGMIKKGAMVLDCCGVKQVICEALEPVARENGFIFMGGHPMAGLAHAGFTHAKKALFNNASMILTPVKGTRIEDVQKIKLLCENIGFTNTQISTPEEHDRVIAFTSQLAHVVSNAYIKSPSALEHKGFSAGSYKDLTRVAKLNETMWTELFLDNPEYLAEEIDGIIERLGQYSKAIKEKDADTLSQLLKDGKERKMLIDGEKF from the coding sequence ATGAATATTGGTATAATCGGCCTGGGTCTCATAGGCGGTTCTATGGCAAAGGCAATAAAACAAAATACACCTTATAAAGTCTTTGGTCTGGATCTTCAGGATACGATCATAAAAAAAGCCATTTTAGTGGGTGCCATTGATGAAGCCCTTACGGCTGAGCTACTTTCCACCTGCGATTTATTAATAGTTGCCCTTTATCCCCAGGATACCATAGACTTTGTGAAATCCCATGCAGGCATGATAAAAAAAGGGGCTATGGTCCTTGACTGCTGCGGTGTAAAACAAGTAATCTGTGAAGCTCTGGAACCAGTAGCCCGGGAAAATGGATTTATATTTATGGGAGGCCACCCCATGGCTGGTCTTGCCCATGCAGGTTTCACCCATGCAAAAAAGGCTCTGTTTAACAATGCATCTATGATTCTGACTCCTGTAAAAGGAACCCGGATCGAAGATGTCCAGAAAATAAAGCTGCTCTGTGAAAACATTGGTTTTACCAATACTCAGATTTCTACTCCAGAGGAGCACGACAGGGTTATTGCTTTTACGTCACAGCTTGCTCATGTGGTATCCAATGCTTATATAAAAAGCCCTTCTGCTCTTGAGCATAAAGGTTTTTCTGCAGGCAGCTACAAAGATCTCACCCGGGTTGCCAAGCTGAATGAAACTATGTGGACAGAACTTTTCCTTGATAATCCTGAGTACCTGGCGGAAGAAATTGATGGAATCATTGAAAGGCTCGGGCAATACAGTAAGGCCATAAAAGAAAAAGATGCGGATACTCTCAGCCAGCTTTTAAAGGATGGAAAAGAACGTAAAATGTTAATAGATGGAGAAAAATTTTGA
- a CDS encoding chorismate mutase: protein MTIKNLRDQIDKIDTEITDLFIKRMNIAKQVAEEKKPPGFPY, encoded by the coding sequence ATGACCATAAAGAATTTAAGAGACCAGATAGACAAAATAGATACTGAAATTACAGATTTGTTTATAAAGCGTATGAATATAGCTAAGCAGGTTGCAGAAGAAAAAAAGCCTCCCGGGTTCCCATATTAA
- a CDS encoding 3-phosphoshikimate 1-carboxyvinyltransferase, translating to MNIKITPGPLKGCIHSISSKSHAHRLMIAASLCADFCQVSISDMNEDLEATENCLSQLNDLFPVFNCNESGSTLRFMLPLSMALKDKAVFLGAGRLPERPISPLKEEMESHGCTFTKGTDSPQNSTGNTQQIFTVTGRLKGGVYNLPGNVSSQYITGLLFALPLLKENSTINITSNLESSSYVMLTLEVLKLFGIIIEVYKAPQVQDEPLYSFIIKGNQQYISPGKVSAEGDWSNAAFFIVADALSCLAHNVSTPSVTCLHLNPDSAQGDKEILSFVETVRKTRHSNEKLVFDVSDVPDLVPVLAVLAASRQGTTEIINAGRLRIKESDRLATVYEMISHLGGNITELPEGLVIHGTGKLKGGWVNGHNDHRIVMAAAIASILCTEPVIIQGTEAVNKSYPKFFQDFAHLGGKYNVL from the coding sequence ATGAATATAAAAATTACACCAGGCCCCTTAAAAGGCTGTATTCATTCTATAAGTTCAAAATCCCACGCCCACAGACTGATGATTGCTGCTTCCCTCTGCGCTGATTTTTGTCAGGTAAGTATATCTGATATGAATGAGGACTTGGAAGCTACAGAAAATTGTTTATCGCAACTAAACGATTTGTTCCCTGTCTTTAACTGTAACGAAAGTGGCTCAACTTTAAGATTTATGCTGCCTCTCTCTATGGCGTTAAAAGACAAAGCCGTCTTCTTAGGTGCCGGCAGACTTCCTGAAAGGCCTATTTCTCCTCTTAAAGAAGAGATGGAGTCCCATGGATGTACCTTTACTAAAGGAACTGATTCCCCTCAAAATAGCACTGGGAATACCCAACAGATATTTACTGTAACGGGCAGGCTAAAGGGCGGCGTTTATAATCTGCCTGGTAATGTAAGTTCACAGTATATAACGGGGTTGTTATTTGCCTTACCTTTACTGAAAGAAAACAGCACAATCAACATTACTTCCAACCTGGAGTCTTCTTCTTACGTCATGCTTACTCTGGAAGTTCTTAAACTGTTCGGGATTATCATTGAAGTTTATAAAGCACCACAGGTTCAGGATGAACCACTCTATTCGTTTATTATAAAGGGAAATCAGCAATATATCTCTCCTGGAAAAGTTTCAGCAGAGGGAGACTGGTCCAATGCTGCATTCTTTATTGTTGCAGATGCTTTGTCCTGTTTAGCTCATAACGTCAGCACTCCTTCCGTTACCTGCCTCCATTTAAATCCGGATTCTGCCCAGGGGGACAAAGAAATTCTCTCCTTTGTAGAAACAGTCAGAAAAACCAGACACAGTAATGAAAAACTTGTATTTGACGTATCTGACGTTCCAGACTTAGTTCCCGTTTTAGCCGTTCTGGCGGCTTCACGTCAGGGAACTACAGAAATTATAAACGCAGGAAGGTTAAGGATAAAGGAAAGCGACAGATTAGCCACAGTATATGAAATGATTAGTCATCTGGGAGGCAACATAACAGAGCTTCCTGAAGGCCTTGTTATTCATGGGACTGGAAAGTTAAAAGGTGGCTGGGTTAATGGTCACAATGATCACCGTATCGTCATGGCTGCTGCTATTGCTTCTATCCTTTGCACCGAACCGGTTATTATCCAGGGAACAGAAGCTGTAAATAAATCTTACCCTAAATTTTTTCAGGATTTCGCCCATTTAGGAGGTAAATATAATGTGCTCTGA
- the aroF gene encoding 3-deoxy-7-phosphoheptulonate synthase produces MVIILKSNPNKKQLDNLLSWLKSMNLGIHMSEGANTTLIGLIGDTSGVDMELINALDIVETVKRIQEPYKNANRKFHPDSTVVDINGVKLGDGNFQIIAGPCSVESEEQICQVALAVKEAGATLYRGGAFKPRTSPYAFQGMREEGINLLLEAKKVSGLPIVTEVMDISHLPLFENVDVIQVGARNMQNFELLKELGTLKKPILLKRGLSSTLQEFLMSAEYIMAGGNNNVILCERGIRTFETSTRNTLDLASIPLLKSLTHLPVIVDPSHATGIARLVKPMALAAAACGADGLMIEVHNDPAHALCDGAQSLTPEAFKDVADAVKAILPYSFKGAK; encoded by the coding sequence ATGGTAATTATTTTAAAAAGCAACCCAAATAAGAAGCAATTAGATAATCTTTTATCTTGGCTGAAAAGTATGAATCTCGGCATCCATATGAGTGAAGGTGCCAACACGACTCTTATTGGATTAATTGGTGACACCTCTGGTGTTGATATGGAATTGATCAATGCACTTGACATTGTAGAAACAGTAAAAAGAATACAGGAGCCTTATAAAAACGCAAACCGTAAATTTCACCCGGATTCTACAGTGGTAGACATCAATGGAGTGAAACTTGGAGACGGGAATTTTCAGATTATAGCAGGTCCCTGCTCTGTTGAATCAGAAGAACAGATCTGCCAGGTTGCTCTGGCTGTGAAAGAAGCAGGTGCAACCTTGTACAGAGGTGGAGCATTTAAACCAAGAACATCTCCATATGCCTTTCAGGGTATGAGAGAAGAAGGGATAAATCTTTTACTGGAAGCAAAAAAGGTTTCTGGTCTTCCAATTGTGACTGAAGTAATGGATATATCACATCTCCCATTGTTTGAGAATGTTGACGTAATACAGGTTGGTGCCCGAAACATGCAGAATTTTGAACTTTTAAAAGAGCTGGGTACCTTAAAAAAGCCGATTCTGTTAAAAAGGGGACTTTCCAGCACATTACAGGAATTTCTTATGAGTGCAGAGTACATCATGGCTGGCGGAAATAACAATGTAATCCTTTGCGAAAGAGGTATCCGTACTTTCGAGACTTCTACGAGAAATACTCTGGATCTGGCCAGTATTCCACTTTTAAAGTCTCTGACGCATTTACCTGTCATTGTGGATCCCAGTCACGCTACAGGCATAGCAAGATTAGTCAAGCCAATGGCTCTTGCTGCAGCTGCCTGCGGTGCAGATGGATTAATGATTGAAGTGCACAATGACCCGGCCCATGCTCTTTGTGATGGAGCTCAGTCTCTGACACCGGAAGCCTTTAAAGATGTTGCTGATGCAGTAAAGGCTATTTTGCCTTACAGCTTTAAGGGGGCGAAATAA